A stretch of the Clostridiales bacterium genome encodes the following:
- a CDS encoding alpha/beta hydrolase: MLYVGIALLILLVFMIGISVYLVIYAMKNMHHHSLEDSRAWQEHHYDLSWYDSMEKTDYTVTCGDGYILHAQFLPNPVPTDRYILITHGFTDNHYGSLKYARIYLDNGYNVIIYDLRGHGMNSKTITTFTILEREDLYAMILDSRRRYPDMKVLGLHGESLGAGTTVAVLKKKPPVDFAVVDCGFYDMVPVFEVAIRSYHLPVFMVKVASMCAKVIYGYSFRQMRPIEALADNQIPLLFMHGSCDELVAPEHSRKMSKATAGYSEVHMIPNAGHADAVFTDPEMYRIIVTDFLRKIVPDSGK, from the coding sequence ATGCTCTATGTGGGAATCGCGCTGCTGATTCTGCTGGTTTTCATGATCGGAATCAGCGTTTATTTGGTGATCTACGCGATGAAAAATATGCACCACCACTCCCTGGAGGATTCCCGGGCCTGGCAGGAGCATCATTACGACCTGTCCTGGTATGACAGCATGGAAAAGACCGACTACACCGTCACCTGCGGCGACGGCTATATCCTGCATGCCCAGTTCCTGCCGAATCCTGTCCCCACAGACCGGTATATCCTCATCACCCACGGCTTCACGGACAATCATTACGGTTCGCTGAAATATGCCCGGATCTACCTGGACAACGGATACAACGTCATCATCTATGACCTCCGCGGCCACGGAATGAACAGTAAAACCATCACCACCTTCACCATCCTGGAGCGGGAGGATCTGTACGCCATGATCCTGGACAGCCGCCGGCGCTATCCGGATATGAAGGTCCTCGGCCTGCACGGGGAATCCCTCGGCGCAGGTACCACGGTCGCCGTACTGAAGAAAAAGCCGCCGGTTGACTTCGCGGTGGTGGATTGCGGGTTCTATGATATGGTTCCTGTGTTCGAAGTGGCAATTCGCAGCTATCATCTGCCTGTTTTTATGGTTAAAGTGGCATCTATGTGTGCAAAAGTGATTTACGGATACTCTTTCCGGCAGATGCGTCCCATTGAGGCACTGGCGGACAACCAGATCCCTCTGCTGTTCATGCACGGCTCCTGTGACGAACTGGTTGCCCCGGAGCACAGCCGGAAGATGAGCAAAGCCACCGCGGGCTACAGCGAAGTCCATATGATTCCCAATGCCGGCCATGCCGATGCCGTATTTACAGACCCGGAGATGTACCGGATCATCGTCACCGACTTCCTCCGGAAAATCGTCCCGGATTCCGGGAAATAA
- a CDS encoding PepSY domain-containing protein — protein sequence MSNEIMKQRVQQALNEELAHIHTTSRERDQLYENAIGGKVMKHKLKTGLVLALVLVLVSAVAVAAVLLSQQEIVEQVAVPMALENDTGIVANQDYSPEQLARLIQTLDENGFTLEENNALMQVLKSGQGYNEEETIMEICRQAFGGNYGTWTLEQQDWFEKLLADIGFNEEYTPNLPGEGNMTYEQAEAYAFAALKAEFGDALDPADRESYILDRGFWRGSEDSPAYWYFNLFPKDIMLGTYSVSFEDADPDETLEVEGSVPDWTEPYTADDLVKAFLSINSPYYHEVPASALRQLHDMMADAKMDPDSVWYPDALGFALTGYPKPAESDISRADAVAAAKAALDNPQAVCSSAVLTEYKGKRTWLVTLTVYIRMGTPDEIQVVSVDSISGQVESIRKMTRDDSETMVLVAEAAYTKSREGLLTEADYIRLAAEAVRAEHPGLDLLNENEYEVKVFGRDQRIVWFITRSLQHGNVSASVSRDGTVSDISVDSEGVNPDNLYSRYWSIYGWYSVDNGEWDAWNQDVWAQLKLTMDPLEPTTVEAKLLKMGQYPTEDSVRIDHHRAQELALQQVNHRWAEVNTCILIDAQPHPVWKIRVIADSAADAVFELDAETGEILNVDLYRTEYTPDYVLYSLEKNWRKVLLEEEGVIPLAKYAITYKYGDLELDLPEIEVDNPELYEAHVDGLTARFTALKAGEPGYEVELDEGGFVLRCEEIR from the coding sequence ATGAGTAATGAGATCATGAAGCAGCGGGTCCAGCAGGCACTGAACGAAGAGCTGGCCCATATCCATACCACCTCCCGGGAGCGCGATCAGCTGTATGAGAACGCGATTGGAGGAAAAGTCATGAAACATAAACTGAAAACCGGCCTGGTGCTCGCGCTGGTGCTGGTGCTGGTTTCGGCCGTTGCCGTTGCCGCGGTGCTGCTGAGCCAGCAGGAAATTGTGGAACAGGTAGCCGTCCCCATGGCCCTGGAAAACGACACGGGCATTGTGGCAAATCAGGATTATTCACCGGAACAGCTGGCCCGTCTGATTCAGACGCTCGATGAAAACGGCTTTACCCTGGAGGAGAACAACGCCCTGATGCAGGTCCTGAAGAGCGGTCAGGGATACAACGAGGAAGAGACCATCATGGAAATCTGCCGCCAGGCTTTCGGCGGCAACTACGGCACCTGGACGCTGGAGCAGCAGGACTGGTTCGAAAAGCTGCTGGCGGATATCGGCTTCAATGAGGAATACACGCCCAACCTGCCCGGGGAAGGCAACATGACCTATGAGCAGGCGGAAGCGTACGCGTTCGCCGCACTGAAGGCTGAATTCGGGGATGCCCTGGATCCGGCGGACCGGGAAAGCTATATCCTGGACCGCGGCTTCTGGCGCGGCAGCGAAGACAGCCCGGCTTACTGGTATTTCAACCTGTTCCCGAAAGATATCATGCTCGGCACCTATTCCGTTTCCTTCGAGGACGCGGATCCGGACGAAACCCTGGAAGTGGAAGGCTCGGTTCCCGACTGGACGGAACCGTATACCGCGGATGACCTGGTCAAAGCCTTCCTCAGCATCAACAGCCCGTATTATCATGAAGTGCCGGCCTCCGCCCTGCGGCAGCTGCATGACATGATGGCGGACGCAAAGATGGATCCGGACAGCGTCTGGTATCCGGATGCCTTGGGATTTGCCCTGACCGGATATCCGAAACCCGCGGAAAGCGATATTTCCCGGGCGGATGCCGTCGCGGCAGCCAAAGCTGCGCTGGACAACCCGCAGGCCGTGTGCAGCTCCGCCGTTCTCACCGAGTACAAAGGAAAACGCACCTGGCTGGTCACCCTCACGGTATATATCCGGATGGGTACGCCGGATGAAATCCAGGTCGTATCGGTAGACAGCATCTCCGGGCAAGTGGAAAGCATCCGGAAAATGACCCGGGACGACAGCGAAACCATGGTGCTGGTTGCGGAAGCCGCTTATACCAAATCGCGTGAAGGCCTGCTGACCGAGGCGGATTATATCCGCCTGGCCGCGGAAGCCGTCCGGGCGGAGCATCCCGGACTGGATCTGCTGAATGAAAACGAATATGAGGTGAAGGTCTTCGGCAGGGATCAGCGCATAGTCTGGTTCATTACCCGCAGCCTGCAGCACGGCAATGTCTCCGCATCCGTATCCCGGGACGGAACGGTCTCTGATATCAGCGTTGACTCGGAAGGCGTCAATCCGGACAACCTGTACAGCCGTTACTGGAGCATCTACGGCTGGTACAGCGTGGATAACGGCGAATGGGACGCCTGGAACCAGGATGTCTGGGCCCAGCTGAAGCTGACAATGGACCCCCTCGAACCCACGACCGTCGAGGCAAAGCTGCTGAAGATGGGGCAGTATCCCACGGAGGACTCCGTACGCATTGACCACCACAGGGCCCAGGAACTGGCCCTGCAGCAGGTTAACCACCGGTGGGCGGAGGTCAACACCTGCATCCTGATCGACGCGCAGCCCCATCCGGTCTGGAAGATCCGGGTCATCGCTGATTCCGCGGCGGATGCCGTGTTTGAACTGGACGCCGAAACCGGTGAAATCCTGAACGTCGATCTGTACAGGACTGAGTACACCCCCGATTATGTCCTGTATTCCCTCGAGAAGAACTGGCGGAAGGTTCTCCTGGAGGAGGAAGGCGTCATCCCGCTGGCCAAATATGCCATCACTTACAAGTACGGAGACCTGGAACTGGATCTCCCTGAAATCGAAGTGGACAATCCGGAGCTCTACGAAGCCCATGTGGACGGCCTCACTGCCCGCTTCACCGCCCTCAAAGCCGGGGAACCGGGCTATGAGGTGGAGCTGGATGAAGGCGGATTCGTACTACGCTGTGAGGAAATCCGGTAA
- a CDS encoding sigma-70 family RNA polymerase sigma factor, producing MEHAVVPGMTREQKLSEWIEQYSDSILRTCYLYLSDMQMAEDALQETWIKAWKYMDDPSRKPVAHEKAWLLRIAVNTCRDYRRTAWFRHVDRQNALEDLPPHFVAAEPADNSVSMIVMDLPDKYKQIILLYYYQGLTIQETASVLGLSAAAIHRRLRKAEALLKSALERGESHE from the coding sequence ATGGAGCATGCCGTGGTACCCGGCATGACCCGTGAACAGAAGCTCAGCGAATGGATTGAGCAATATTCAGATTCCATTCTGAGAACCTGTTACCTGTACCTGTCCGATATGCAGATGGCGGAAGACGCCCTGCAGGAGACATGGATCAAGGCCTGGAAGTACATGGACGATCCGTCCCGGAAACCCGTTGCCCATGAGAAGGCTTGGCTGCTCCGGATCGCAGTGAACACCTGCAGGGATTACCGGCGGACCGCCTGGTTCCGGCATGTGGACCGGCAGAACGCCCTGGAGGATCTGCCTCCACACTTTGTGGCCGCCGAACCGGCTGACAATTCCGTCTCCATGATCGTCATGGATCTTCCGGACAAATATAAGCAGATCATCCTGCTTTACTATTACCAGGGGCTCACGATCCAGGAAACCGCGTCTGTGCTGGGACTTTCAGCAGCCGCCATCCACCGCCGGCTCCGGAAAGCGGAAGCCCTCCTGAAAAGCGCGCTGGAAAGGGGTGAATCGCATGAGTAA
- a CDS encoding GNAT family N-acetyltransferase, translated as MSKPVEKPVSGPAPACRVKVFIQKASPEDARTVAELAARLWPDHDADELTGEMQDLLANDECAVFLALADGEPVAFAQCQLRHDYVEGAESSPVGYMEGVYVAEEYRRQGVAARLLHSCELWTASMGCTEFASDCELTNSESRLFHLGTGFTEANRIACFVKHLARN; from the coding sequence ATGTCCAAACCCGTGGAAAAACCGGTATCCGGCCCCGCGCCGGCCTGTCGGGTAAAGGTGTTCATTCAGAAAGCATCCCCGGAGGATGCCCGGACCGTTGCGGAGCTGGCAGCCCGGCTCTGGCCGGATCATGATGCGGATGAACTGACCGGGGAAATGCAGGACCTGCTGGCCAACGATGAATGCGCCGTCTTCCTGGCCCTTGCGGACGGGGAGCCCGTTGCCTTTGCCCAGTGCCAGCTCCGGCACGACTATGTGGAAGGTGCGGAATCCAGCCCTGTCGGATATATGGAAGGCGTCTATGTGGCGGAAGAATACCGCCGCCAGGGAGTGGCCGCCCGGCTGCTGCACAGCTGCGAGCTGTGGACCGCATCCATGGGCTGCACGGAGTTTGCCAGCGACTGTGAGCTGACGAACAGCGAAAGCCGCCTGTTCCATCTCGGCACCGGCTTTACCGAAGCCAATCGGATCGCCTGCTTTGTCAAACACCTGGCCAGGAATTAA